From the Scylla paramamosain isolate STU-SP2022 chromosome 15, ASM3559412v1, whole genome shotgun sequence genome, one window contains:
- the LOC135107504 gene encoding ionotropic receptor 21a-like yields MDFLSLAALAMIMTCPGLQATQQSSKHNSQVIHPTTRSNSGVFDGVLTQQHGALFATKSWGSHDDAQLGKFPPNHRRMKPKVNKYVKRSKSSLVGTEEIVQENVTSFFYLDKPLENKIDLFFFSHLVAAMTQQMSTCELVVAYDDGYSDPRVLEGALSLSNVKQVVHVKKTEDFKKLVWLSPGCRGYVMLLHRLEVLISFLDIDRDAWDYDGRYVVMALSVSQLDMMTRTDKGRKTQHLIGVVKSRQEHEWRLYTNQLYWGKGMRPLTTWRGRGFTSSPVFFPDKLSDLRGVTLRTVTFQWEPSIMYQRAGNGGITLRYGVDISVTRLLGHAMNFSVRFDEPADGELWGRQNEDGSWTGLMGALDRDEADMGVANLFLSYRRIGVVDFSLPYDFEESCFLARTEPPLPRWQALSFPFQWGTWIAILVGLLVSGPLLYVLTLAGGWCDGFTDARPSLASSWLDTYGLHLRETQVHPPSRGSTQVLVSFLWLYTMILTIAYCTNLIAFLLVNKLPASIQTIRELGDSNLDVVGVGDIFKKLLVEASDPNVKVLADNYKTVGSKEDALRQVLMGRAVFLENQGFVEFVAQTKFIKGGVSRTRMMQECFAPHYIAMGLQRRTPLKQKVDEVINWLQQSGLIRHSFETSLRMAASNERNKAADKDEGEVEEDTLTALNLDHMQGIFLILLVGFLLAAFSFLGERISFPRDASQE; encoded by the exons ATGGACTTTCTGAGCCTTGCTGCTTTGGCCATGATTATGACATGTCCGGGTCTCCAGGCAACCCAACAGAGTAGCAAGCACAACAGCCAAGTTATTCATCCCACTACACGGTCTAATTCAGGAGTTTTCGACGGTGTCCTTACCCAGCAACATGGGGCTCTCTTTGCTACTAAGTCGTGGGGTTCTCACGATGACGCACAGCTTGGTAAGTTTCCTCCAAATCATCGCAGAATGAAGCCAAAAGTCAACAAATACGTCAAGAGAAGCAAGAGTTCGCTCGTTGGGACTGAGGAGATAGTACAAGAGAACgtaacttcatttttttatcttgataAACCCTTAGAGAACAAGATAGATCTATTCTTCTTTAGCCATCTAGTAGCGGCCATGACGCAGCAGATGAGCACCTGCGAGCTGGTGGTGGCTTATGACGACGGCTACAGTGACCCTAGGGTGCTTGAGGGCGCCCTGTCGCTGTCTAACGTGAAACAG GTGGTTCATGTGAAGAAGACCGAGGACTTTAAGAAGCTGGTGTGGCTGTCACCAGGTTGCCGCGGCTACGTAATGCTGCTACACAGACTGGAGGTGCTTATCTCCTTTCTCGATATTGACCGGGACGCGTGGGACTATGACGGCAG GTACGTGGTGATGGCGCTGTCGGTGTCACAACTCGACATGATGACAAGgacagacaaaggaaggaagactcaACACCTCATTGGAGTCGTCAAG TCCCGTCAGGAGCACGAGTGGCGGCTGTACACCAATCAGCTCTACTGGGGCAAGGGTATGCGGCCCCTCACTACCTGGCGTGGACGCGGCTTCACTTCCAGCCCTGTCTTCTTCCCGGACAAGCTGTCGGACCTGCGTGGCGTCACTCTTAGG ACAGTGACCTTCCAGTGGGAGCCGAGCATCATGTATCAGCGGGCGGGCAACGGCGGGATAACTCTCCGGTACGGCGTGGACATCTCGGTCACTAGACTCCTCGGCCACGCCATGAATTTCTCAGTGCGATTTGATGAGCCAGCAGATG GCGAGCTGTGGGGGCGGCAGAATGAAGACGGATCGTGGACTGGCCTCATGGGAGCGCTGGATCGAGATGAGGCGGACATGGGCGTGGCCAACCTGTTCCTCTCCTACAGAAGAATTGGGGTGGTGGATTTCAGTCTCCCTTACGATTTTGAA GAGTCGTGCTTCCTGGCCAGGACGGAGCCACCCTTGCCTCGATGGCAggctctttcattccctttccagTGGGGTACTTGGATCGCTATTCTCGTTGGTCTTCTGGTCTCCGGCCCTCTTCTTTACGTCCTGACCCTGGCAGGGGGATGGTG TGATGGCTTCACGGACGCAAGACCTTCCCTGGCCTCTTCTTGGCTCGACACATACGGCCTCCACCTACGAGAGACACAAGTGCATCCTCCAAGTCGGGGTAGTACGCAGGTGCTGGTTTCCTTCTTGTGGTTGTATACCATGATCCTGACCATTGCCTACTGCACTAACCTGATCGCCTTCCTGCTGGTCAACAAACTTCCCGCCTCCATCCAGACTATAAGGGAGTTGGGTGACTCAAATCTCGATGTGGTCGGTGTGGGCGATATCTTCAAAAAATTACTGGTGGAGGCGAGCGATCCTAATGTCAAA GTTTTAGCTGACAATTATAAAACAGTAGGGTCGAAAGAGGACGCTCTGCGACAAGTACTGATGGGAAGAGCGGTTTTTCTGGAAAATCAAGGTTTTGTTGAGTTCGTGGCTCAAACGAAGTTCATCAAAGGCGGCGTCTCCCGCACTAGAATGATGCAG GAGTGTTTCGCACCTCATTATATCGCAATGGGACTGCAGCGCCGCACTCCGCTCAAGCAGAAGGTGGACGAAGTGATAAATTGGCTTCAGCAGAGCGGGCTTATTCGTCACTCTTTTGAAACCTCCTTGAGAATGGCTGCCTCCAATGAG AGGAACAAAGCCGCTGACAAGGatgaaggggaggtggaggaggacactCTCACTGCACTTAACTTGGACCACATGCAGGgcatcttcctcatcctcctggtGGGATTCTTGCTGGCCGCGTTTTCCTTCCTAGGGGAACGAATCTCGTTTCCAAGAGACGCCTCTCAAGAGTAA